The window GGCGTTTGCATTTTTTGGCCAAAGAGAGGAGTTCCATACTTCAATCGATTTTACCAAATCATAAGAAAACCCAAAATTATCCTTGCCGCTAGGATGATTGGCTGATAAATGAATGCCAAGTGAGTTTTTAACCTTACCAATATTTACATCTCGTTGATCCCTAACATCAAACAATTTTTTGTGATCATATGGCTTTGCAGAGAACACATTTCCATGCCCCCTGGTAGTAGTCCATTCCGCTCCATATAATAAAAGCAACGAATCAGATTTAAATTCTGGATCCGTCCAAGTGTGATTTGCAACATCGCCATCTACATGGTTATCATGGTCGGTTATGCATAAATAATCTAGTTTTACCAGTTTAGCGAAATTTATAATTTTCGATATAGCGTTATTTGTCGATTCTGTACTGTGCCTAGAATGAACATGCAAATCGCCTTTGAGCCATATACCTGAAGTATTTTTTATCGTTCGTATATTGTTATTTTCTTGGCCATTTACAATTCCATAACTTAAACCTAAAATGATAAATGTTAAAGCACAATAGTATTTTGGAAAAAAACGCATAATGATTGAGTTACTTATATAAAAGCGCCTGCAAAAGCAGGCGCCAAATTATTGGTTTAATTGTTAAGCCATGATTAAACTTTTACTAAAAAAGCATCAGGCATTTCTGCTGCTTTAAGCATAAAATTATGCAGCTCATAATTTTTAACAAAAGGTTTTAGGTTTTCTGAGCCCGGTCCAAACATGGTTAGCTCCACATAATCACCCGAATGATTCATACCCGCCCATTGCACATCGGTATATTTACTTAAAATTTTCCCATATTCATAAAATGGAAGATTAGATTCATTGTAAAGTTGACCTGGAACAATATCTTTAAAATGCACTAAAAGAGATTTTACATCGGCCGACTTCATTACAAAACCCTGGTTTTCTTTTATGAGATCAACTATTTTTTCCTCACTCAAAGACTGATTCAGCTGGGCCAAAAGCCAGGTATTGCTATGTTTGAAATTCTGCAGGCTATCAAATTTTTTATCCGTTTCATTGGCATTGAACAAACCAGGGTTCGAATTGCCATGATCAGTGGTGATGATAACTAAAGTTTCCCCATCTTTTTCAGCAAATTCAATCACTTTTCCAACGGCTTCATCAAATGCCAACTGATCGAAAATTAAACCACTTACATCATTCGAATGTGCTGCCCAATCTACCTTTCCACCTTCAACCTGTAATGCAAAACCTTCTTTATTATCTTTCATTAATTCGATGGCTTTCATCGTCATCTCAGCCAAGGTTGGTGTGCTTTTTATCAATTCTGGATCGTGTAATCGATCCACTTCATAAGGCAATCCATCTTCAGCAAACAAGCCTAAAACTGGTTTTGATTTATTCAAGGCAAGCATTTCAGCTCTATTTTCAGCAATGTTATAGCCTTGTGTTAAGTATTTTGGAATCAGGTTTCCACCTGCTCTTTTTTCACCGAAATATTTATGACCACCGCCCATCATTACATCAAACTTAAGTCCGAGGTACATTTCCGCGATAACGTCTTGTCCGCCGCGATTATTAATATTAATACAAAAACCTGCTGGCGTTGCATGGGTAATTGGCACCGTGGTTACGCAACCTACTTTTTTACCTTTCTCTTTAAACTTCTGAAGAATAGGTTGAGGTTTTTCTCCATTCGTCCGCACGTTAAGCGAACCATTATTAACCCGAATTCCACCGCCCCACGATGAACTTGCTGCAGCAGAATCAGTAACCATAGAATTTGCAGATGCTGTATCCATCAAAGCCCGAACCGCCTTGTTATCCCTGTATAAACCCAGCCATTTACTGCCTTTACCAAAAATACGATTCGAATATAGATCTGCCATATTCAATGTACCTATACTCATGCCATCACTCACCATCATAATGATGTTTTTGGCTTTTTTAGCGCCGAAAATTGGTTGTGCAATTACTTCATTCAATCCTATAAAAGGCAAGCCTAAACCAGTTAGCAACCCGCCTTTTAACAATGATCTTCTATTCATTTCTGCTCTTACTTTGTAAATAATGGATTTCGTCTAAAATATTTTCCATCAGCAAAGCTGATGGCATAATCTGATTTAAAATGACTGCTTTTTTTATAATAATCTGTCGTGATGATTTGGGCGCCAGATTTACAAGCGGCCTCAAAATCACTCCAATCATTTCTTCTTGCTTGTTTGGTATCAGCGTCGGCTCTTGTTCTAATGATGTAACCTTTTTTTACAAGTTCAGGAATTTGGGTATCCTTTGGATTATTTCTGATCATTAAGGCAGCTTCAGGTGTTCCAGCTTCAGCATTTGCAAACATTACGCGATTAATTAATGAAGGGTGACCTGCGATGTATGTCGAACGCTTTCTACCGGTCGCATCCAACACGAAAATAAATTTGCCTTTCGCCTTGCTTAATCTAGGCCAATTTTGATGTAAAACAGCGTCTTCTAAAGTTTTGTATTTGCCCCTTACCGCATCAGGTGTGATTAAATGCTCTTTTCCCAAATTTTCAAGAATAAATGCATCAAGCTTGTCAAAAGTATTAGCGGTAAATACTTCGGGCTGTGTAGATCCAACACGTTTTATCGAATCATCTTTTACCTCCAAAGTAATAAAAATAGGTGTATGTTCAGGATTGGCTTCTGACCAATTTTTTAGCTGTTGCAAAGCTGATTTGAATGTAAGTGCCGAAGATCGAAAATCTAAATCCGGAACGTGTAAAACCTTAAAACCAGGTTGGTTCATTTCATGCTGCGCATCAAAATCAGGCTGACCTTTTACTAAATCAAAGCCTTTTGGATGTGCGTATTTCCCACCTTTTTCATCAGCATAAACATCAATTTCCAAATTTCGCAATCCCATATCAAGTTGTTTTGGCATCGAGATATGCTCGTAATCTAAACTATTGGCCGCGTTCGAATCCGAAGCTTTTATCACCTTAAATAAAGCAGGATTAATCGCTTGTTTATAGCTATTATGCGAACCAATCACCTGAATTTGATTAATCGGCAAATCTTCTTTTTTAGTGACTAAGGCTATTGCTGGAAGAACCATTAAGAAACCGACGCAAGTAATTAGTCTCATTTTCAAAATAATTAATAACCAGGATTCTGTTTTAGATTTGCATTTAGCCTTAACTCATTTACAGGTATCGGATAAATTCTTCTGGTCAGATCTTTGTTCATAGAAAGGATGTCATTTGGTAATGGATACTCAGTTTCAAACTGTCCGAAACGGATTAAGTCATTTCTTCTCCAAGCCTCCCAGCTAAACTCCCGAGCTCTTTCATCAAGCAAAGTATTCAAAGTTACCAAAGTTGCTGTTGCAGCGCCAACACGGTTTCTGATTTTATTTAAAAGAATTAAAGGGGTTTGCAGTTCTCCATTTACCGTTGTAGCGCTTGCACCTCTTAAAATTGCTTCAGCTTTCATCAACATTACATCTGCTAGACGTAAAACAGGCATGTCGTTTCCGTTTAATCTGGTTGCTTGGATGGCGTTTACATCTGGCCAATATTTTAATGACCGAACACCTTTTGCCTGATCGGCTACGGTGTTTCCTAAATCCATTGGCTTACCTGGTTTTAAAATTAAATCCGGAGTGATTTCAATTTGCGTGGTTGTTCCTGCAACGAAAATCGGCTTAGTTAAATCTGGTTTGCGGTTCGCGTCTGGCGCATATTGCTTTCCAATTAACCAGAAACTATTACGGATATCGTTGGTTAAATTAAAACGGTTATAATATTCTGGAGTAGTACTCATGGCAATACTGAAACCTACATTTATACCATAAGATGCAGCTAAAGCCGGATAAAACCCGAACCTTGTAATCTGGTTACCAGGAATCTGCTGATCATAAGGAATCGCAAAAATAGTTTCGTTAATTAGCGGTCCGTTATTTACGTCGAAAATATCGCTGTACTTTACATCTAATGCATAGTTGGTATTTTTCAAAATATTATCGGCCATAATAACCGCATCTGCATACCTAGGTTTTCCTGTGTAGACTTCCGCATTTAGATACATTTTTTCTAATAATGCATAAGCCATTGCCTGTGTCGGCTTGCCATAAGTTGGTATGCGATTGGTATTGTCCTTTACCGGCAGTAGTGAAACGATTGTTAAAAGTTCCTTTTCAATAAATTCAAAAACTTTTTCTCTGGTTTGATTACCTGGAAGTGTACTTACTGGGAAAGCATCAATAATGGGTACATTACCATATAAATCCATCATAAAGTAATAATACAAAGCCCTCATTGCCCTTATTTCTGCCAAACTGCTAGCTTTAGCGGCATCAGAAGCTGAAGATGCTTCGGTGAGGTTTATTAGGCGATTGCAGTTATTAATGCCACCGAAACCCCACTGCCAAATATCTCTAACGTTTGGATGATCAATAGTCCATGTATGATAATGCAATTGACGGTACTGACCTCCATCATCGAAATTTCCATCACGGGCAGGAATAATTGCCGCATCGGTAGAAAGCTCTTGCATTCTCCAATAAGGTACACCGTATTGTGAGGAAAGATTAGAGTACATTGTACCAAAAAGTGCTGCATAATCAGCATTGGTAACTGGAAAGTTTTCTTTAACGTATTGAGATTCTACATCTACATCAAGCTTACTGCATGATTCGAAAACCATTAGGCAAGCTAGGATATTAAATAAAATTATAATTTTTTTCATCTTCATATTTTTTAAAATGATGCACTTACACCAAAACTGAATGTTCTTGTTTTTGGATAATAATTATTATTGTCTATACCCGGAGTTAAGCCGCCTATATTTATTTCTGGATCAAGACCTGTGTAATTAGTGATTACAAAAAGATTGTTTGCCGTAACAAAAAGTCTGATGGCTTTTATTGATTGCGTTTTAGGTTTAATAGTATAACCTATGGTTGCGTTATCCAAACGTAGGTATGAACCACTTTCCAAATAGCGATCAGATATTAAATAAGCGTTAACATCATTAGTTGATTCGCCTAATGTAGATTTTGGTATGTTTTGAAAAGTTGCATCAGAAGGATTATTTAAAGATGCTGCTGTAGCATTTAAAATTTTATTTCCTAAAACGCCACGAACAAGGAAATTCATATCCCAGTTTTTGTAGACGAAACTATTTGCCCAACCATAAATTAATTTGGGTTGTGCATCGCCTGCAATTTTATTATCAGTTATCAATGGTTGCGTAGCGATGGTTTGGCCAGCAGCATTAATATAAGTACTTACTCCTGCAGCATTTTTACCTGCATAATTCCATAAGCTAAAAGTTCCTAATGCATAACCAGGTTGTACAATCTGGCTATAATTTCCAGACTGACCTTTACCACCAAGTTGAGCAGTTGGAATAGAGGAAATTTTATAAAAATCATCAGATAAGGTTACTATCTTATTCTTATTGGTGGCAATATTTGGCGAGGTTGTCCACCTAAAATCATCAGTTTTTACAACAACAGCATTTAAGGCAAATTCTACACCCGTATTTTTTATTTTACCAACATTAGCAGTAATTGTCGGCAAGAAAAATTGAGTAGTAGAAACTTCGTATCGATCATAAATTAAATCAGAAGTTTGTTTCACATAAAAGTCAACCGAACCAGTTAATCTATTATTAAATAAGCCAAAATCTAAACCGATGTTCGTTGTTGCCGTACTTTCCCATTTTAAATCTGGATTTTCATTTCTTACCGGACCAATCGCATTACTGATATTACCATTGTTTAAAAATTTATTATTCCCAATTGGAGTGCCGTAAATCAGCAAAGAAGAAAAGGCGTTAAAACCTAAACTATTACCCGAAACACCATAACCCGCACGAAGTTTTAAATCACTAACGACCGGAACAGCTTTCATAAAATCTTCACCGATGATTCTCCAACCTGCAGATACCGCAGGGAATAAACCCCAGCGGTTATTTCTACCAAATGCTGATGAACCATCATTTCTTAGCGAAGCTTGAAAAAGGTATTTTTCATTATAGTTGTATTGAACTCTGCCGTAATATGATATTAATCTTAAAGTAGATATAGGATCTTCATTAAACGCAATTTGAGATAGTAATGTTGGGTTGGAAAGAAATAAATTATTATAGCCTAAATTATCATTTGAGAAATTTTGTGTCGTTACCCCAAAACCATCATTGGTTCTGTCTTCTTGCCATGAGTAACCTCCGAGCAATTTTAAACTATGTTTTCCAAAAGTTTTATCGTAGTTAAAGTAACCCTCTAATACCTGACTTTTATTTAAAATATCAACTTTTCTTGCTTGTCCGTTAACACTTCTTGCCAATCCAGATTGACTATTTAAATAAGTGCTATAGTTATTTTGATCTCTCTGCGAGGAAACACTTGCCGTAAACCTTAAGCCATCGATAATATTGAGCTGCGCCATTCCATTAATCAATGTTTTGTTGTTAAGGTTATCGATATCATTATTATCTACAATTGACAATGGATTACGCGTACCACTACCAGTACGATTATAATTTTCTTTATAAGTGCCATCGGTATTAAACGGGCTAACCGTTGGCAAAAAGAAAAGCATGTTTGGAAGTGCTTGCGACTGGTAAATATCAGAGCTTTTAGAATTGCTATTGGTGATGGTTAAACCAAGTTTCAAGCGATCATTGAAAAACTTTTCATTTAAGTATCCCCTAACAATTGTCCTTTTTAATGAAGTATTTTTTAAAATCCCTTTATTATCAAGATAATTGACACTTGCACCATAATCTGATGATTGTCCGGAACCGCCGAAAGATACATTATGGTTTTGCGAATAGCCCGTTCGTTCCAGTAGCGACTGCCAATTGGTATCTGAACCATCATCATCAACAGCATTGATAACTTTTTTATTATCGGTAAGGTATTGCCTTAACTCTGGCGCTGAAAGCATATCGTACTTTTTCGAAACCTTTTCAACTGCCGCATACCCATTGTAAGATAACCGGGCCTGTCCGTTTTTTGAACGTTTTGTTGTTACGATAATTACCCCATTTGCTGCTCTAGAACCGTAAATAGCAGTTGAAGAGGCATCTTTTAGGATATCAATATTTTCGATATCTGAAGGTGCAAGCAAATCTATCGAAGCACCTGGAACCCCATCAATAACATAAAAAGGTTCTTGTGCTGCACCCTCTCTTAATGTAGATGGACCACGTAAAATAGTTGAAGGCTTTGAATTTGGATCGCCACTTTTGGTAACATTTAAGCCTGCAACCTTACCTTGTAGTAATTGAGCAGGATTAACCATTACACCTTGATTAAATTCTTCTGATTTGATGGAAGTAACCGCACCTGTTAAATCTTTTTTATTTGCCGTTCCATAACCAATTACCACCACATCCTCCAATGTTTTATTATCAGGAATAAGGGTTACGTTAATTTTGGTCTGAGTACCAACAATAATTTCCTTCGTTAATCCACCGAGCATCGAAAAAGTTAATACATCGCCGTTTTTAGCTTGAATAGAATAAGTACCATCCGAATTCGTGGATGTTCCGCCGGGCATTCCTTTTATTCTAACGGTAACTCCTGGAACAGATTGATTTGTTTCATCAATCACCTTTCCAGTAATTTTTTTACTCTCCTGGGCAAAAACTGTTATCGAAAAGAAAAGCAGCGTAATGGCAAGCCATTGCCTTATTGCAGAAATAGAAAAATAATTGGACTTGTAATTTTTTTTCATGATGACTAGTTATAATTGTTTGGTAATGAATTCACGATCACCAAGATTGAAACAATCCGGCTTTTTAAATGCGCCACAAAGATGAAGTAGGTGCGTTATTAATGTGTTTATATATGGTTATGAAATTGTTAAAATATGGTTTCCTGTTTTAATAGAATATTAAATTATGATACTTTAAAAGGCTTGGCAAACGCCAGATTTAACATAGCTTAAGTATAATCACACCTAAATCAATAGCTGTAATAGAGAAAATAGTATAATATTAATCGTAAGTGCACTCAAACTTTTACAGCTTGCAATTACTACAATTGTTTATCACTTGGAGCTCAGTGATATAGTTAAATGTCTTTTTAAAATGAAAGGAATTTAAATAAATTAAATTCGAGTTTTAAAAGAAATATTTGGTTAGCTAAATTTTTAAAATCAATGTAAATGCAAATACAGCAGAAGATTATATCGTTATAATTTTTGCTTCATTGTAAACTCTTTTAATCCAATATATTCAGAGATTACGTTTAGCATTAGCTCATTGTAAATATTCATTTTCTCTCCAGATCTGCATATTGAAATTATTGCAGCATCATCGTTTTTATTTCTCGAAACAGAGTACTCAAATGATTTCGAGTAAAGCCATTCAGGTAAATTGTCTTTGTCTAGATTTATGGTAAAATAAACAATTGTGATTCCTGGTTTATCCTTATCAGTTTTTAATCCATAAGTTATTGGAAAATCAAATATGCCCTGCTCAAATAAATCTACAGATACACTTACAACTTTTTTCATCAATACAATCACTTATAACAGTAGTACAACTTATTTTAACAACATTTACTGCTAGCTAAATTGTAAATAAAAATAGAAGATAGCTGGCATTCCCATCAATATATTTGCGTAAACGTTTAAGTAGTTATCATATATTTAAATATTATTTATTACGATTACCCTCCCTAAAATTTGTAAGTTTTAAATCTGAGACATTTTTTTGTTCTACTGCTTTACCGGCATAAGGAGGTTTATTCGGACCCCAAATAACTTCACTATTAGATAGATTAATCTCTGCGGCGTTTTCAAAATAGAAGCCTGCAATTTTGCTTTCAATAAGACCTTGTACATTACTTGGTCTGCGATCATAGAACCCCCCAATTTCATTTGTACTTTTATTGATTTGAATACTTACCTGATCGAAATTAACATTCGATATTTTATCCTGACTTTCAGCACTAACATAAACTCCACTTTCTCCAATGCAACGGATATTGCTAAAATAAATGTTCTTAATATCGCCAACTTTACCTTTATTTTGTCCCTTTGGTAATCTCCAGCCAGCATCTTTATTGTTTGCAGTTGCTCTTGAATAAGCCGTTACATAGATCGGCTCAGATTTTCCCCACCAAACATCAGTAAACAACTTTGATTCTATTAACAGATTTGAGAAAATGATATCACTAACCGTTCCCTCATCTCTATTTTGAATTCCGATACCTCGATTGCTGTTGCGAATATTACAGTTATTGATAAGCACGTTACTAATTCGATCCATATTCTCAGAACCAATTTTAATTGCGCAAGAGCTGGATGTCATTGTGCAATTGCTAACCACAATATTTTCGCAAGCACCGTATTCTTCATATTCCCGTCTATTTTTTAAACAAATACAGTCATCCCCTGATTCAATATAGCAATTGGTAATTCTTACATTTTTACTGTGATCAAGGTCAATACCATCGCTATTCCTAATTTTTATACTATTTAAGAGCGTGATATTTGATATTGAAACGTCATTACAGCCAATGAGGTGAATGGTCCAATAAGCAGAATTTTGAAAGGTTATTCCTTCTATATTGAGTTTTTTACAACCGATTAAGGTAAGCAAGTGCGGCCGAGGATCTATAATATTAAAAGGCTTCAAAACATAAGAATCTTTCAATTCTTCACCCATAAAAGAAATGCCATTACCATCAATAATTCCATTACCTGTTATACTAACTTGCTCTAATTTTTCACCACCAATCCAAATGGTACCTTCCCCTTTATTTTCCCGAAAGGCACTTTTTGTGTAGACTTTTTCATCCGGACTCGCTAAGATTTTAGCGCCTGCTTCTACTTTCAGTTCAATAAAAGATTTCAAATTAAACGGGCCAGATAAAAATACATGCCCCGCCGGAACCAATACTTGTCCGCCGCCAGCAGCAGAACACGCATCAATAGCTTTTTGAATAGCGATGGCATCATTTGTTTTTCCATCGCCAATGGCTCCATAATTTTTAATATTAAACTTTTCCTGTGCAACTCCATTAAGCGACATCAGCATTATAAAAGCAATGAAATAGATAATCTTCATTTCTAAGCGTTGTTATTTTATCAGTTGAAAGGTGAATTCATAGAAGAATAATAAATTAGCGGCTACCAAAATATGGTATAAAGTGCAGCTAGTATGCCACATATTATAACAGAAGCTACTGTAAAAGCAGGCGTCACTTTAAACATACTGCTGTCTATTTCAAGTCCTTGCTTATTATTTTTACTCTTCGGATCAGTGATTGTAACGAGTACCATAAGTACAATAATGATGATAAAGACCCACGACATCCTATTTAAAAACGGCATTGCTTCCATCCATCCGTTGCTGAGTATTGGTAAAAATTTAAAGAAAATTGATAAGGGAATAGTTAATAATGCGGCCGTTAGGGCGGCTCTTGAAGTTGTTCTTTTCCAGAAAAAACCTAACAAGAAAATAGCAAAAACACCAGGTGAAATAAAACCAACATATTCTTGAATAAACTGGTATACCTGATCAAAACTTCTTAAAGCCGGCGCTACAATAATTGCAATAATAGAAGCGACAACAACTGATAACCTTCCAACTGAAACCAATCTCCTTTCGGAAGCATTTGTGTTAATAAATTTTTTATAAATATCGAGGGTAAAAATTGTGGCGATACTATTTAATTTCCCTGCTAACGAAGCCACTATCGCCGCAGTTAATGCGGCAAATGCCATCCCTTTAACTCCAGAGGGTAATAAATTCATTAAGACTGGATAGGCGTGATCTGGTTTAACGGTTCCTGCAGCATCTAACATTTCTGCTTGAAAATAACCTCGCTGGTAAAGTACAAAGGCAGCAATTCCTGGAATAACAACAATCACTGGAATTAGTAGCTTTAAAAATGCGGCAAAAATTAATCCACTTCTGCCCGTTTTTAAATCGGCCCCCAAAGCTCGTTGAACAATATATTGGTTACATCCCCAATAATTTAAGTTATTAATCCAAAGTCCGCCAACTAAAACAGCAATACCGGGTAATTCATTATAAAATTTATCACCTTTTTTAAAGATCATATGGAAATGGTCTGACGCTTCAGTTTTTAAAAGTGGAAGCGCATCAAATACCGTTTTTGTATCTAATTTTTCTGAAACGAACTTTAAAGCCATGTAGCAAGTAACTAAACCACCAATTACCAGCACCAAAACTTGAATAACATCGGTATAACCAATAACTTTCATACCGCCAAGTGTTATAATAGCAGAAAAAATCGCTAATAAAATAATACACGTATTAAATGGAATGCCGGTGATGGTTTCAATAGCTATTGCCCCTAAAAAAAATATAGAAGTTAAATTAACAAATACATAAACCAATAGCCAAAAGACTGCCATCAGTGTACTTACTGTATTGTTGTAGCGTTGAGATAAGAATTGAGGCATGGTATAGATTTTATTCTTCAAGTAAATTGGAAGAAAAAATACCGCTACAATGATTAAAGTTGCAGCCGCCATCCACTCATAACTGGCTATGGCAAGGCCCATGGCAAAACCAGAACCAGACATGCCAATAAAATGCTCTGCAGATATATTTGATGCAATTATAGATGCGCCGATTGCCCACCATGTTAAAGAACCTTCTGCCAAAAAATAATCTTTAGTATCAGTTTGCTTCTTTTTTTTACTTTGATAAACCCAGTAGCCGTATGCAGAAACGATAATAAAATAGATAAAAAAGACGACACAATCGAGTGCGGAGAGGTGGTTCATAAATGCAATTATATTTGGTTTTTTTAAAAGTCAGCAAAAAATATCAACCTTACAGCTTTACACTTTTATTTAATTACTTAAACGTTTTCGGACGGATAATTAAAGCTGTTAACAACCTGTAGATGCCCTTTTAATGAGTTCGGATTTTAAAATAATACTTTTATCATCGTCAATTCCTCTTTTTGTAAGAATTTTAAACAAACATTTTGCAGCTTCATTTCCAATTTCAAAGGCTGGCTGTGTTATGGTTGTTAACGAGGGATTTAGCAATTTTGCCGTTGCTAGATTTGAAAAGCTTAAGATTTTAATATCCTTTGGAATTTCAAGTCTAAGTTCTTTGCATGCAGTATAACTCGGAATTACAAATTCTTCAATGGAAGAAAACAATGCATCTGGCTTATGATGATTTAACAAAACTTTAATATGCTCTAAATTTGTATTTTCATCATCGCTATATTTCACTATAAAATCATCGCTGATCGTTAATCCATTTGCATCAATAGCATCTTTAAAGCCTGAAAACCTTGCTTTACCTGCCGGAAGATTTTCTAAACCATATAAATAAGCTAATTTTTTACATCCACATTCTATTAAATGAGAGGTTGCCTGATAAGAAATATGGTAATCATCAGTCGTAACTTTGAATGTATCTAAATTTTCATAAACCCGATCAAAAAAAACTAAAGGAACCTTTTTTACTAAGTTTTCATAGTAGTCAGCATTATCTTCACTGCTCGAAACTGAAGTTAAAATTCCATCTACCCTACCATTGAGCAAACTATTTATAAACGAAATTTCCATTTCGCAATCTTCATGCGTTTGGTAAATAAGCACGTGAAAACCATATTTCCTTGCAATTTCTTCTATCCCTTTTATCGCTAACGAAAAGAAATTATTTGCAACACATGGCAAAATAACAGCAATAGTTTTCGTTTTATTGCTTCGTAAATTACTTGCTGCAGGATTTGGCGTGTAATTAAGTTGCTTGGCAAGATCCCAAACCCGATTTTTTGTTTTCAAGCTAATTTCGTAGCTATCATTAAGTGCCTTAGATACTGTCGCAATCGAAATATTTAATTCCAGCGCCAACTGTTTAATATTAACCTTCTCAGACATTATTATGAAAGTATTTTTAGTGAATGTTTTACCTGCTTAGTTGCCAGATGGTTTTTCATGTATAAGTTTTAAAAGAATTGTTGAAATATATGAGTTAGATATATTTCAAATTGATAATCAGCTATTTGGTTATGGTAGAATTTTCAATCGATTTCAATTATAAAATTCTTGTTACGAAAATATAAATTAATCATCATATATGCGCTAACATATTGCTAATGCAGTATTTTTTGTAAACTAAGTATACCTAAAAGTTCAAAAGTTTTCTCACAAAGAAAATTAATTAACGGATTAAATACACTTTATTTTCACCGAAATGGACAAGATTTACGTAATCGTTTAAGTAAATAAAATTGGGGAAACATTCATGTTTCAGTT is drawn from Pedobacter mucosus and contains these coding sequences:
- a CDS encoding alkaline phosphatase gives rise to the protein MNRRSLLKGGLLTGLGLPFIGLNEVIAQPIFGAKKAKNIIMMVSDGMSIGTLNMADLYSNRIFGKGSKWLGLYRDNKAVRALMDTASANSMVTDSAAASSSWGGGIRVNNGSLNVRTNGEKPQPILQKFKEKGKKVGCVTTVPITHATPAGFCININNRGGQDVIAEMYLGLKFDVMMGGGHKYFGEKRAGGNLIPKYLTQGYNIAENRAEMLALNKSKPVLGLFAEDGLPYEVDRLHDPELIKSTPTLAEMTMKAIELMKDNKEGFALQVEGGKVDWAAHSNDVSGLIFDQLAFDEAVGKVIEFAEKDGETLVIITTDHGNSNPGLFNANETDKKFDSLQNFKHSNTWLLAQLNQSLSEEKIVDLIKENQGFVMKSADVKSLLVHFKDIVPGQLYNESNLPFYEYGKILSKYTDVQWAGMNHSGDYVELTMFGPGSENLKPFVKNYELHNFMLKAAEMPDAFLVKV
- a CDS encoding phosphatidylinositol-specific phospholipase C1-like protein, whose product is MRLITCVGFLMVLPAIALVTKKEDLPINQIQVIGSHNSYKQAINPALFKVIKASDSNAANSLDYEHISMPKQLDMGLRNLEIDVYADEKGGKYAHPKGFDLVKGQPDFDAQHEMNQPGFKVLHVPDLDFRSSALTFKSALQQLKNWSEANPEHTPIFITLEVKDDSIKRVGSTQPEVFTANTFDKLDAFILENLGKEHLITPDAVRGKYKTLEDAVLHQNWPRLSKAKGKFIFVLDATGRKRSTYIAGHPSLINRVMFANAEAGTPEAALMIRNNPKDTQIPELVKKGYIIRTRADADTKQARRNDWSDFEAACKSGAQIITTDYYKKSSHFKSDYAISFADGKYFRRNPLFTK
- a CDS encoding RagB/SusD family nutrient uptake outer membrane protein, which translates into the protein MKKIIILFNILACLMVFESCSKLDVDVESQYVKENFPVTNADYAALFGTMYSNLSSQYGVPYWRMQELSTDAAIIPARDGNFDDGGQYRQLHYHTWTIDHPNVRDIWQWGFGGINNCNRLINLTEASSASDAAKASSLAEIRAMRALYYYFMMDLYGNVPIIDAFPVSTLPGNQTREKVFEFIEKELLTIVSLLPVKDNTNRIPTYGKPTQAMAYALLEKMYLNAEVYTGKPRYADAVIMADNILKNTNYALDVKYSDIFDVNNGPLINETIFAIPYDQQIPGNQITRFGFYPALAASYGINVGFSIAMSTTPEYYNRFNLTNDIRNSFWLIGKQYAPDANRKPDLTKPIFVAGTTTQIEITPDLILKPGKPMDLGNTVADQAKGVRSLKYWPDVNAIQATRLNGNDMPVLRLADVMLMKAEAILRGASATTVNGELQTPLILLNKIRNRVGAATATLVTLNTLLDERAREFSWEAWRRNDLIRFGQFETEYPLPNDILSMNKDLTRRIYPIPVNELRLNANLKQNPGY
- a CDS encoding SusC/RagA family TonB-linked outer membrane protein, which gives rise to MKKNYKSNYFSISAIRQWLAITLLFFSITVFAQESKKITGKVIDETNQSVPGVTVRIKGMPGGTSTNSDGTYSIQAKNGDVLTFSMLGGLTKEIIVGTQTKINVTLIPDNKTLEDVVVIGYGTANKKDLTGAVTSIKSEEFNQGVMVNPAQLLQGKVAGLNVTKSGDPNSKPSTILRGPSTLREGAAQEPFYVIDGVPGASIDLLAPSDIENIDILKDASSTAIYGSRAANGVIIVTTKRSKNGQARLSYNGYAAVEKVSKKYDMLSAPELRQYLTDNKKVINAVDDDGSDTNWQSLLERTGYSQNHNVSFGGSGQSSDYGASVNYLDNKGILKNTSLKRTIVRGYLNEKFFNDRLKLGLTITNSNSKSSDIYQSQALPNMLFFLPTVSPFNTDGTYKENYNRTGSGTRNPLSIVDNNDIDNLNNKTLINGMAQLNIIDGLRFTASVSSQRDQNNYSTYLNSQSGLARSVNGQARKVDILNKSQVLEGYFNYDKTFGKHSLKLLGGYSWQEDRTNDGFGVTTQNFSNDNLGYNNLFLSNPTLLSQIAFNEDPISTLRLISYYGRVQYNYNEKYLFQASLRNDGSSAFGRNNRWGLFPAVSAGWRIIGEDFMKAVPVVSDLKLRAGYGVSGNSLGFNAFSSLLIYGTPIGNNKFLNNGNISNAIGPVRNENPDLKWESTATTNIGLDFGLFNNRLTGSVDFYVKQTSDLIYDRYEVSTTQFFLPTITANVGKIKNTGVEFALNAVVVKTDDFRWTTSPNIATNKNKIVTLSDDFYKISSIPTAQLGGKGQSGNYSQIVQPGYALGTFSLWNYAGKNAAGVSTYINAAGQTIATQPLITDNKIAGDAQPKLIYGWANSFVYKNWDMNFLVRGVLGNKILNATAASLNNPSDATFQNIPKSTLGESTNDVNAYLISDRYLESGSYLRLDNATIGYTIKPKTQSIKAIRLFVTANNLFVITNYTGLDPEINIGGLTPGIDNNNYYPKTRTFSFGVSASF